In one window of Micromonospora cathayae DNA:
- a CDS encoding DUF3592 domain-containing protein, giving the protein MGWRQGRRQRRKRRLRSRWLPGYWLRHPWCSALALAVGTTVFGYLGVESAHHTYRLNHHGVPAGATVREVNAQAREAYVVVAFTTADGRQVRAEVTEYRWHPRPRVGDAARVVYDPAAPADIVRDARWGDDYLDAWFALGLAVALGVGGGVFLVRTWSMWRENAEDWRAGRHVA; this is encoded by the coding sequence ATGGGGTGGCGGCAAGGGCGACGGCAGCGGCGGAAGAGGCGGCTGCGGAGCCGCTGGCTGCCCGGGTACTGGTTGCGTCACCCGTGGTGCAGCGCGCTGGCGCTGGCGGTCGGCACGACGGTCTTCGGGTACCTGGGTGTCGAGTCGGCCCACCACACGTACCGGCTGAACCACCACGGCGTACCGGCCGGGGCCACCGTCCGGGAGGTGAACGCCCAGGCACGGGAGGCGTACGTGGTGGTCGCCTTCACCACCGCCGACGGCCGGCAGGTACGCGCGGAGGTCACCGAATACCGCTGGCACCCCCGACCGCGGGTGGGCGACGCGGCCCGCGTGGTGTACGACCCCGCCGCCCCGGCGGACATCGTGCGCGACGCCCGGTGGGGCGACGACTACCTGGACGCCTGGTTCGCGCTCGGCCTGGCGGTGGCGCTCGGCGTCGGTGGCGGCGTGTTCCTGGTCCGCACCTGGTCGATGTGGCGGGAGAACGCCGAGGACTGGCGCGCCGGCCGGCACGTCGCCTGA
- a CDS encoding M24 family metallopeptidase → MFANLERLARFMDEQGLDGLVATTIENVYYLTGVAAVGLEIFPHTGQAYAVVTRDALDKPHFVASRCDIDQALDAAVEIAGAVGYGIFYRELPDGVELTDREKKLVATSVDAPTVPTPLDALVETLRRAGLDGARIGLDEDGVGHGYPDALREKLPGLDVHFVSQALRWARKVKTAREVRSITAAAAAAEVGIKAVNALARPGVTELELVREFERAVAGVGARAKFSHIKIGRGGVAGQTRPSNVALRRGDAIWFDVGCVVDGYWADIARVSCLGEPSDKLVRYYAAMKAGCDRAYAEAKPGMTGGELFDLTVDAVHQAGVPHYRRNHVGHGIGVELYDRVNVTPGNTDDLEEGVVVNIETPYYEFGLGAVQVEDPFLVTATGNQLLTTLDRDLIVLD, encoded by the coding sequence GTGTTCGCCAACCTGGAACGGCTCGCCCGGTTCATGGACGAGCAGGGCCTGGACGGTCTGGTCGCCACGACCATCGAGAACGTCTACTACCTGACCGGGGTCGCCGCCGTCGGCCTGGAGATCTTCCCGCACACCGGTCAGGCGTACGCGGTGGTCACCCGGGACGCCCTGGACAAACCGCACTTCGTGGCGTCCCGGTGCGACATCGACCAGGCGCTCGACGCGGCCGTCGAGATCGCCGGCGCGGTCGGGTACGGGATCTTCTACCGGGAGCTGCCCGACGGCGTCGAGCTGACCGACCGGGAGAAGAAGCTGGTCGCCACCTCGGTGGACGCCCCGACCGTGCCGACCCCGCTGGACGCGCTGGTGGAGACGCTGCGCCGGGCCGGCCTCGACGGGGCCCGGATCGGGCTGGACGAGGACGGGGTGGGGCACGGCTACCCGGACGCGCTGCGGGAGAAGCTGCCCGGCCTCGACGTCCACTTCGTGTCCCAGGCGCTGCGCTGGGCCCGCAAGGTCAAGACCGCCCGGGAGGTACGCAGCATCACCGCCGCCGCGGCGGCGGCCGAGGTGGGCATCAAGGCGGTGAACGCGCTGGCCCGGCCCGGGGTGACCGAGCTGGAGCTGGTCCGCGAGTTCGAGCGGGCGGTGGCCGGGGTCGGCGCGCGGGCCAAGTTCAGCCACATCAAGATCGGTCGGGGCGGGGTGGCCGGGCAGACCCGGCCCAGCAACGTGGCGCTGCGCCGGGGCGACGCGATCTGGTTCGACGTCGGCTGCGTGGTCGACGGGTACTGGGCCGACATCGCCCGGGTGTCCTGCCTGGGTGAGCCGTCGGACAAGCTGGTCCGCTACTACGCGGCGATGAAGGCCGGCTGCGACCGGGCGTACGCCGAGGCCAAGCCCGGCATGACCGGCGGTGAGCTGTTCGACCTGACCGTCGACGCGGTGCACCAGGCCGGGGTGCCGCACTACCGGCGCAACCACGTCGGGCACGGCATCGGCGTCGAGCTGTACGACCGGGTGAACGTCACCCCCGGCAACACCGACGACCTGGAGGAGGGCGTGGTCGTCAACATCGAGACCCCGTACTACGAGTTCGGTCTCGGTGCCGTCCAGGTGGAGGACCCGTTCCTGGTGACCGCCACCGGCAACCAACTCCTCACCACCCTCGACCGCGACCTGATCGTCCTGGACTGA
- a CDS encoding PLP-dependent cysteine synthase family protein, translated as MINDSVLDTIGRTPVVRLNRLRVDNGSEILLKLESRNPAGSVKDRTALSMVLEAERDGRLKPGGTIIESSSGNTAKGLALIGAARGYRVILVTDPKAPASMVEYVSAFGAELEIVREPDETGYQRPRLNRVHELLASTPGAFWPNQYDNPANPKIHAEQTAYEILDDVGQFDALVAAVGTGGHISGLAETLKKKLPDVVTVGVDAKGSSAFGFPYETWLMRGLGIAWKPENLTTELVDRVHLVADHEGIATSRLLARREGLLVGESAGAAVFGALHHAHHHPGSRIVAVAPDDGGNYLGESYDDEWLRAHGLGDQVAALATAELLVTAAKDPAWPAMTLEQVSRLVTSA; from the coding sequence ATGATCAATGACAGTGTGTTGGACACAATCGGCCGTACCCCGGTGGTCCGGCTCAACCGGCTCCGGGTCGACAACGGCTCGGAGATCCTGCTCAAGCTGGAGTCCCGCAACCCGGCCGGCAGCGTCAAGGACCGCACCGCGCTGTCCATGGTGCTGGAGGCGGAACGCGACGGGCGGCTCAAGCCGGGCGGCACCATCATCGAGTCCTCCTCCGGCAACACCGCCAAGGGACTCGCGCTGATCGGTGCCGCCCGCGGGTACCGGGTCATCCTGGTCACCGACCCGAAGGCCCCGGCGTCCATGGTGGAGTACGTCTCCGCGTTCGGCGCCGAGCTGGAGATCGTCCGGGAGCCGGACGAGACCGGCTACCAGCGGCCCCGGCTGAACCGGGTGCACGAGCTGCTGGCGTCCACCCCGGGGGCGTTCTGGCCCAACCAGTACGACAACCCGGCCAACCCGAAGATCCACGCCGAGCAGACCGCGTACGAGATCCTCGACGACGTGGGCCAGTTCGACGCGCTGGTCGCGGCGGTCGGCACCGGTGGGCACATCAGCGGCCTCGCCGAGACGTTGAAGAAGAAGCTGCCCGACGTGGTGACCGTCGGGGTGGACGCCAAGGGGTCGAGCGCGTTCGGCTTCCCGTACGAGACGTGGCTGATGCGCGGCCTGGGCATCGCCTGGAAGCCGGAGAACCTCACCACCGAACTGGTCGACCGGGTGCACCTGGTCGCCGACCACGAGGGCATCGCCACCAGCCGGCTGCTGGCCCGCCGGGAGGGGCTGCTGGTCGGCGAGTCGGCCGGCGCGGCGGTGTTCGGGGCGCTGCACCACGCCCACCACCACCCGGGGTCCCGGATCGTCGCGGTGGCCCCGGACGACGGCGGCAACTACCTCGGCGAGTCGTACGACGACGAGTGGCTGCGCGCGCACGGCCTGGGCGACCAGGTGGCCGCGCTGGCCACGGCGGAGCTGCTGGTCACCGCCGCCAAGGACCCGGCCTGGCCGGCGATGACCCTGGAGCAGGTGTCCCGCCTGGTCACGAGTGCCTGA
- the asnB gene encoding asparagine synthase (glutamine-hydrolyzing) produces MSGVFGWIDFTRDLVLDRPVVTMLTATLAQRGPDGEAVWVSPRAALGYRTLDVDGNVGRQPFVTEVDGSPVVVAVTGAPLGLEDLRQRLRSAGRGFAPETPAVELISAAYQQWGVEFIPWLAGPFAVVVWDARTEELVLARDQLAQQPLYYTHTSTGLIFATERKALLAHPEVEAVLDVTGLREAISHALPPGPLFKGLESVKGAEIARFSRAGWRKQTYWKLTSRPHEEDLDSTTATVRRMLEDSIRETLPADTSKLVATLSGGIDSSSVAALAAAELRRRSGDKLRTYTVDFKASEFEADVMRDTRDSPYAQAVADRIDSVHNLVELESTDILHPIIRQGMLRAKDAPTRIYDMETSQYLFIQHASAQGGRIVLTGGAGDQLFQGARWSTDQGLVESGTFPWIALAQRFGAANGFGTALLNADTLAALELPAYYADEYQKALGEIEYLPGEDEWQRNMRRVSYLVLTRGPLDSSVFAAAGLQTRAPINYYKLVEYAYNIPAAYQHHGGIEKSLLRAAVADLLPEEVLKRRQSATPVSNHPSYAQRLQDEFRAILADPNAPVLPLIDVEAARALAENAPRLAKDRLARAAAELTLQLNLWLHHYRVRLAL; encoded by the coding sequence ATGTCTGGCGTTTTTGGCTGGATCGACTTCACCCGGGACCTGGTCCTGGACCGACCCGTCGTCACCATGTTGACGGCCACGCTGGCCCAGCGCGGCCCGGACGGCGAGGCCGTGTGGGTCTCCCCGCGCGCCGCCCTGGGCTACCGCACCCTCGACGTGGACGGCAACGTCGGCCGGCAGCCGTTCGTCACCGAGGTCGACGGCAGCCCGGTCGTCGTCGCGGTGACCGGCGCGCCGCTCGGGCTGGAGGACCTGCGGCAGCGGCTGCGCTCCGCCGGCCGCGGCTTCGCCCCGGAGACCCCGGCGGTCGAGCTGATCTCCGCCGCGTACCAGCAGTGGGGGGTGGAGTTCATCCCCTGGCTGGCCGGGCCGTTCGCGGTGGTCGTCTGGGACGCCCGCACCGAGGAGCTGGTGCTGGCCCGCGACCAGCTCGCCCAGCAGCCGCTCTACTACACGCACACCTCCACCGGGCTGATCTTCGCCACCGAACGGAAGGCGCTGCTGGCGCACCCGGAGGTGGAGGCGGTGCTGGACGTCACCGGGCTGCGGGAGGCGATCTCCCACGCGCTGCCGCCCGGCCCGCTGTTCAAGGGGCTGGAGTCGGTCAAGGGCGCGGAGATCGCCCGGTTCAGCCGGGCCGGCTGGCGCAAGCAGACGTACTGGAAGCTCACCTCCCGGCCGCACGAGGAGGACCTGGACAGCACCACCGCCACGGTCCGCCGGATGCTGGAGGACAGCATCCGGGAGACCCTGCCGGCGGACACGTCCAAGCTGGTGGCGACGCTGTCCGGGGGCATCGACTCGTCGTCGGTGGCCGCGCTGGCCGCCGCCGAGCTGCGCCGCCGTAGCGGTGACAAGCTGCGCACGTACACGGTGGACTTCAAGGCCAGCGAGTTCGAGGCGGACGTCATGCGGGACACCCGTGACTCGCCGTACGCGCAGGCCGTCGCGGACCGGATCGACTCGGTGCACAACCTGGTCGAGCTGGAGTCCACCGACATCCTGCACCCGATCATCCGGCAGGGCATGCTGCGCGCCAAGGACGCCCCGACCCGGATCTACGACATGGAGACCTCGCAGTACCTGTTCATCCAGCACGCCAGCGCGCAGGGCGGCCGGATCGTGCTCACCGGCGGCGCGGGCGACCAGCTCTTCCAGGGTGCCCGGTGGTCCACCGACCAGGGGCTGGTGGAGTCCGGCACCTTCCCGTGGATCGCCCTGGCCCAGCGGTTCGGCGCGGCCAACGGGTTCGGCACCGCCCTGCTCAACGCGGACACCCTGGCCGCGCTGGAACTGCCGGCGTACTACGCGGACGAGTACCAGAAGGCGCTCGGCGAGATCGAGTACCTGCCCGGCGAGGACGAGTGGCAGCGCAACATGCGTCGGGTGTCGTACCTGGTGCTCACCCGGGGTCCGCTGGACTCGTCGGTGTTCGCCGCGGCCGGCCTGCAGACCCGCGCCCCGATCAACTACTACAAGCTGGTCGAGTACGCCTACAACATCCCGGCGGCGTACCAGCACCACGGTGGGATCGAGAAGAGCCTGCTCCGCGCGGCGGTCGCCGACCTGCTGCCGGAGGAGGTGCTCAAGCGCCGGCAGAGCGCCACGCCGGTCAGCAACCACCCCAGCTACGCGCAACGGCTCCAGGACGAGTTCCGGGCGATCCTCGCCGACCCGAACGCGCCGGTCCTGCCGCTGATCGACGTCGAGGCCGCACGGGCCCTGGCCGAGAACGCGCCCCGGCTGGCCAAGGACCGGCTCGCCCGCGCCGCGGCTGAGCTGACCCTCCAGCTCAACCTGTGGCTGCACCACTACCGGGTACGGCTGGCGCTGTGA
- a CDS encoding SchA/CurD-like domain-containing protein — MPYAAISYDVIPGHEDEIAEIFSNFRRVSTPIMKNEQGEEVGRLLGSAVFIKDEIVVRVIHYEGDLAAVGRHMGQQSGVHDLEGRLAPYLKTKRDTTSPEKFAQHFRASHMRCIAQLTKENYPGPLPAGVEG, encoded by the coding sequence ATGCCGTACGCCGCGATCAGCTACGACGTCATTCCGGGACACGAGGACGAGATCGCCGAGATCTTCTCCAACTTCCGGCGGGTCAGCACGCCGATCATGAAGAACGAGCAGGGCGAGGAGGTCGGCCGGCTGCTCGGCAGCGCCGTCTTCATCAAGGACGAGATCGTCGTCCGGGTCATCCACTACGAGGGCGACCTGGCCGCCGTCGGCCGCCACATGGGCCAGCAGTCCGGCGTGCACGACCTGGAGGGCCGGCTCGCCCCGTACCTGAAGACCAAGCGCGACACCACCAGCCCGGAGAAGTTCGCCCAGCACTTCCGCGCCTCGCACATGCGCTGCATCGCGCAGCTCACCAAGGAGAACTACCCCGGCCCGCTGCCGGCCGGCGTCGAGGGCTGA
- a CDS encoding multicopper oxidase family protein: protein MTLSRRRLIQLAGGAAAAVPLAGCSEIGDRIGDNLGSRSGSSTGSKMSSEIDIPEPFQIPLPRPQVLKPSNSDGTTDFYEVTQRAAKVEIIPGHQTEIWGYNGTFPGPTIESRAGRRTVVRHRNELSVPVVVHLHGGKTPPEHDGYPIDFLLPKGGYQHGGSMPGHDMKAGNTSEGTKDYIYPLDQPAATLWYHDHRMDFTGPQVYRGLAGFHLVRDDEEDALPLPKGEKEVPLFICDRAFAGDGSFRYPASDHSLHDPGVTGQFSNGVLGDVILVNGAPWPTMDVTNTRYRFRVLNGSNARRYALSLDPKPGEGRSFVQIGSDAGLLGAPIGHDKIEIAPAERYDLVIDFSQFKVGTRVTLRNELDNGKLGAIMQFHVASRATDDSTVPGKLADFEQLDRSQAVVTRQFLFGQGVSGGKQIWAVNGKPFDPNRIDAQPKLGTVEIWKLVTDVHHPVHLHLAHFQVLSRMTKAPLARDAGWKDTVDILPGQIVEVAAKFTGYQGKYVFHCHNLEHEDMVMMSNLQVV from the coding sequence ATGACCCTGAGCCGTCGACGTCTGATCCAACTGGCCGGCGGCGCGGCAGCCGCCGTCCCCCTGGCCGGATGCTCCGAGATCGGCGACCGGATCGGCGACAACCTCGGCAGCCGGTCCGGCTCCAGCACCGGCTCCAAGATGTCCAGCGAGATCGACATCCCCGAGCCGTTCCAGATCCCCCTGCCCCGGCCGCAGGTGCTCAAACCCAGCAACTCCGACGGCACCACCGACTTCTACGAGGTTACCCAACGGGCCGCCAAGGTCGAGATCATTCCCGGGCACCAGACCGAGATCTGGGGATACAACGGCACCTTCCCCGGGCCGACCATCGAGTCGCGCGCCGGCCGGCGCACCGTCGTCCGGCACCGCAACGAGCTGTCCGTGCCGGTGGTCGTGCACCTGCACGGCGGGAAGACCCCGCCGGAGCACGACGGCTACCCGATCGACTTCCTGCTCCCCAAGGGCGGCTACCAGCACGGCGGCAGCATGCCCGGCCACGACATGAAGGCCGGCAACACCAGCGAGGGCACGAAGGACTACATCTACCCGCTCGACCAGCCCGCCGCCACGCTCTGGTACCACGACCACCGGATGGACTTCACCGGCCCCCAGGTCTACCGGGGGCTCGCCGGTTTCCACCTGGTCCGCGACGACGAGGAGGACGCCCTCCCGCTGCCCAAGGGCGAGAAGGAGGTGCCGCTGTTCATCTGCGACCGGGCCTTCGCCGGGGACGGCTCGTTCCGCTATCCGGCATCCGACCACTCGCTGCACGACCCGGGCGTGACCGGGCAGTTCTCCAACGGGGTGCTCGGCGACGTGATCCTGGTCAACGGCGCGCCCTGGCCCACCATGGACGTCACCAACACCCGCTACCGGTTCCGGGTCCTCAACGGCTCCAACGCCCGCCGGTACGCGCTCAGCCTCGACCCGAAGCCCGGCGAGGGCCGGTCGTTCGTCCAGATCGGCAGCGACGCCGGACTGCTCGGCGCGCCGATCGGGCACGACAAGATCGAGATCGCCCCGGCCGAGCGGTACGACCTGGTCATCGACTTCTCCCAGTTCAAGGTCGGCACCCGGGTGACCCTGCGCAACGAACTGGACAACGGCAAGCTCGGCGCGATCATGCAGTTCCACGTCGCCTCCCGCGCCACCGACGACAGCACCGTGCCCGGCAAACTGGCCGACTTCGAGCAGCTCGACCGGTCCCAGGCCGTGGTGACCCGGCAGTTCCTGTTCGGTCAGGGCGTCTCCGGGGGCAAGCAGATCTGGGCGGTCAACGGCAAACCGTTCGACCCGAACCGAATCGACGCCCAACCCAAGCTCGGCACGGTGGAGATCTGGAAGCTGGTCACCGACGTGCACCACCCGGTGCACCTGCACCTGGCGCACTTCCAGGTGCTCAGCCGGATGACCAAGGCACCGCTGGCCCGCGACGCCGGCTGGAAGGACACCGTGGACATCCTCCCCGGCCAGATCGTCGAGGTGGCCGCGAAGTTCACCGGCTACCAGGGCAAGTACGTCTTCCACTGCCACAACCTCGAACACGAGGACATGGTGATGATGAGCAACCTCCAGGTGGTCTGA
- a CDS encoding maleate cis-trans isomerase family protein, which translates to MPQTPHDPEWTHRLGFLVPSVNTVIERDLRLSLPDPVSAHVARMPITRDTPEQLAALADSVPGAARLLAHAAVGSIVFACTSGSLYHGLGYDTAITERITEASGVPASTTSTAAVAALRSLGLTRVLLLTPYEPWLDDLVVKFLGAHGIEVTGTAGPALPDPLDTASVPPAGIADAVTDLGRAEGIFISCTAFRGLEAAGILRERLGVPVVSSNEATVWEGLRLAGRAGAAFPSQGYAALRR; encoded by the coding sequence ATGCCGCAGACCCCCCACGATCCGGAGTGGACCCACCGGCTCGGTTTCCTGGTGCCCAGCGTCAACACCGTCATCGAACGGGACCTACGGCTGAGTCTGCCCGATCCGGTCAGTGCCCACGTGGCGCGGATGCCGATCACCCGGGACACCCCGGAACAACTCGCCGCGCTCGCCGACTCGGTGCCCGGGGCCGCCCGGCTGCTCGCCCACGCGGCCGTCGGCTCCATCGTCTTCGCCTGCACCAGCGGCAGCCTCTACCACGGGCTCGGCTACGACACCGCGATCACCGAACGGATCACCGAGGCGTCCGGGGTGCCGGCCTCCACCACGTCCACCGCGGCGGTGGCGGCGCTGCGCTCGCTCGGCCTGACCCGGGTGCTGCTGCTCACCCCGTACGAGCCGTGGCTGGACGACCTGGTGGTGAAGTTCCTGGGCGCGCACGGCATCGAGGTGACCGGTACCGCCGGCCCGGCCCTGCCGGATCCGCTGGACACCGCCTCGGTGCCGCCGGCGGGGATCGCCGACGCGGTCACCGACCTCGGACGCGCCGAGGGGATCTTCATCAGCTGCACCGCCTTCCGGGGCCTGGAGGCGGCCGGGATCCTGCGCGAACGCCTCGGCGTACCGGTCGTGTCCAGCAACGAGGCGACCGTCTGGGAGGGACTGCGCCTGGCCGGACGCGCCGGTGCCGCCTTCCCGTCCCAGGGGTACGCCGCCCTGCGCCGGTGA
- a CDS encoding threonine synthase gives MPTVQNPRLTGLVCIRCGRRYEIADHSTGCPACLAEGTPANLECAYAPGGPGGVEQPYLRPVTLGEGGTPLLTDVTGAVPGLDVTLKWEGANPTGSHKDRFSAVAVSRAVHAGYQGIAAASSGNAGVSLATYCGRAGLRCEIAVTDDTPGQVVDLMRDLGAEVVSFPHSEQRWEHIAGYRDSTTMLPVTNFVVPPVGSSPFGIEGYKLVAEEILTDRSGAAPEWVVVPASRGDLAWGVYLGFRELLGAGAVPRILLVEPFPRVVSVLAGADPYATFPGTTRAMPSLGGNQLALQAVEAVRRSRGHAEAVDDERVLAETRRLWRAGLPLEPSSAAGLVAVSQALAAGTMTADSDVVVLATAHGLKGM, from the coding sequence ATGCCCACCGTTCAGAACCCGCGGCTGACCGGGCTCGTCTGCATCCGCTGCGGTCGCCGGTACGAGATCGCCGACCACTCCACCGGCTGTCCCGCCTGCCTGGCCGAGGGCACCCCGGCGAACCTGGAGTGTGCGTACGCGCCCGGTGGCCCCGGCGGGGTCGAGCAGCCCTACCTGCGGCCGGTTACCCTCGGCGAGGGCGGCACCCCGCTGCTGACCGACGTCACCGGGGCGGTTCCCGGTCTCGACGTCACGCTGAAGTGGGAGGGGGCCAACCCGACCGGCTCGCACAAGGACCGGTTCAGCGCGGTGGCGGTCAGCCGGGCGGTGCACGCCGGCTACCAGGGGATCGCCGCCGCCTCCTCCGGCAACGCCGGGGTGTCCCTGGCCACGTACTGCGGACGGGCCGGGCTGCGCTGCGAGATCGCGGTCACCGACGACACCCCCGGCCAGGTGGTGGACCTGATGCGCGACCTCGGCGCCGAGGTGGTCTCCTTCCCGCACAGCGAGCAGCGGTGGGAGCACATCGCCGGGTACCGGGACTCGACGACCATGCTCCCGGTCACGAACTTCGTCGTCCCCCCGGTGGGGAGCAGCCCGTTCGGCATCGAGGGGTACAAGCTCGTCGCCGAGGAGATCCTCACCGACCGCTCCGGCGCGGCCCCGGAGTGGGTGGTCGTGCCGGCCTCCCGGGGCGACCTGGCCTGGGGGGTGTACCTCGGTTTCCGGGAGCTGCTCGGTGCCGGCGCGGTGCCCCGGATCCTGCTGGTCGAGCCGTTCCCCCGGGTGGTGTCCGTGCTCGCCGGGGCCGACCCGTACGCCACCTTCCCCGGCACCACCCGCGCGATGCCGTCGCTGGGCGGCAACCAGCTCGCCCTGCAGGCGGTCGAGGCGGTCCGCCGTTCCCGGGGTCACGCCGAGGCGGTGGACGACGAGCGGGTGCTGGCCGAGACGCGGCGGCTCTGGCGGGCCGGTCTGCCGTTGGAGCCGAGCAGCGCGGCCGGGCTGGTCGCGGTCTCCCAGGCGCTGGCCGCCGGCACGATGACCGCCGACTCCGACGTCGTGGTACTGGCCACCGCGCACGGTCTCAAGGGCATGTGA
- a CDS encoding DUF6059 family protein: MYAYRFLSSCGRLVVSAAREVFTGLRSFGAALIGLPLPPEAFPAPGTPAPTRARDTAAPDPTARPAGPAADACPAGPPGATRPAGPPVGAPPTGHPERLIPHVPPTPVERRLWSQLR; encoded by the coding sequence ATGTACGCGTACAGGTTCCTGAGCAGTTGCGGGCGACTGGTCGTCAGCGCGGCCCGGGAGGTGTTCACCGGGCTGAGGTCGTTCGGCGCGGCGCTCATCGGTCTGCCGCTGCCGCCGGAGGCGTTCCCCGCACCCGGCACTCCCGCCCCGACCAGGGCGCGGGACACCGCCGCCCCGGACCCGACAGCCCGACCGGCCGGGCCAGCCGCAGACGCATGCCCGGCGGGGCCACCCGGGGCCACCCGACCGGCGGGGCCACCCGTGGGCGCACCCCCGACCGGGCACCCGGAGCGCCTCATCCCGCACGTACCGCCCACCCCGGTGGAACGCCGGCTCTGGTCCCAGCTCCGCTGA
- a CDS encoding PadR family transcriptional regulator, producing MRPNALRGHLDALILSVLERESLHGYAIMEALQARSGGALDLPTGTLYPALRRLERAGYVQSEWSTVGGRKRRTYQLTSTGRRALDAERSEWRDFAAVVEGVLLRPGTAPGLA from the coding sequence ATGAGGCCAAACGCGTTGCGGGGGCACCTCGACGCCCTGATTCTCTCCGTGCTGGAGCGGGAGTCGCTGCACGGTTACGCGATCATGGAGGCGCTCCAGGCCCGCAGCGGCGGCGCGCTCGACCTGCCCACCGGCACCCTCTACCCGGCCCTGCGGCGGCTGGAACGGGCGGGCTACGTGCAGAGCGAGTGGAGCACCGTCGGCGGTCGCAAGCGCCGGACCTACCAGCTCACCAGCACCGGCCGCCGGGCGCTGGACGCCGAGCGCTCCGAGTGGCGGGACTTCGCCGCCGTGGTGGAGGGCGTGCTTCTCCGCCCGGGAACGGCCCCCGGCCTCGCCTGA
- a CDS encoding permease prefix domain 1-containing protein, whose protein sequence is MVPARELLRMNMIEAYVAELDKALRGPRATKADLLAEARDGLVDAADAYESAGLDRLDAERRAVAEFGAVPEIASGYQTELGLAQGRRTALLIFFVLAAQPVLWRLTRHLAGSAGFDSPGYLLVEDVVSWMGAATVLAAILVVTAAGYGVRYLGARRRLVRVTGVFAFAVCVVFSVLGVLLTALTPNALMSVAGLPSALVFLGIPLAGIGVSGRNCLSAA, encoded by the coding sequence ATGGTCCCGGCGAGGGAGCTGCTCCGGATGAACATGATCGAGGCATACGTCGCCGAGCTGGACAAGGCCCTCCGTGGTCCCCGGGCGACCAAGGCCGATCTGCTCGCCGAGGCGCGGGACGGTCTGGTCGACGCGGCGGACGCGTACGAGAGCGCCGGCTTGGACCGGCTCGACGCCGAACGGCGGGCGGTGGCCGAGTTCGGCGCGGTCCCCGAGATCGCGTCCGGCTACCAGACCGAACTGGGGTTGGCCCAGGGCCGACGGACCGCATTGTTGATCTTCTTCGTGCTGGCCGCGCAGCCGGTGCTGTGGCGGTTGACCCGGCACCTGGCCGGCAGCGCCGGCTTCGACAGCCCCGGCTACCTGCTGGTCGAGGACGTGGTGAGCTGGATGGGCGCGGCGACCGTGCTCGCCGCCATCCTGGTCGTCACGGCCGCCGGGTACGGCGTGCGCTACCTGGGCGCCCGACGTCGGCTCGTCCGGGTCACCGGGGTCTTCGCCTTCGCCGTCTGCGTGGTCTTCTCCGTGCTCGGGGTGCTGTTGACCGCGCTCACCCCGAACGCGCTGATGAGCGTCGCCGGGCTGCCCAGCGCGCTGGTGTTCCTCGGCATTCCGCTGGCCGGGATCGGTGTCTCCGGGCGGAACTGCCTCAGCGCCGCCTGA
- a CDS encoding GNAT family N-acetyltransferase — protein MDHVELSAADLLLRPWQDGDAPAVLAAMRDPQTAQWNPWPLPDLAAAAAWVRARGDWSAGDHASFAVTDPATGELTGSVSLHRIHGDEASIGYWTVPAARGRGFASAAVRLVTGWAFGTLGLYRIELCHAVANPASCRVAERAGYLWEGTLRQSHRYGDGKRHDEHLHARLAVDP, from the coding sequence GTGGACCACGTCGAGTTGAGCGCCGCCGATCTGCTGCTGCGCCCCTGGCAGGACGGGGACGCCCCGGCCGTGCTCGCGGCGATGCGCGATCCGCAGACGGCACAGTGGAACCCGTGGCCGCTGCCGGACCTGGCCGCGGCGGCTGCCTGGGTACGGGCCCGGGGGGACTGGTCGGCCGGCGACCACGCCTCGTTCGCCGTCACCGACCCGGCCACCGGGGAGCTGACCGGCTCGGTCTCGCTGCACCGTATCCACGGTGACGAGGCGTCCATCGGGTACTGGACGGTGCCCGCGGCGCGGGGTCGGGGCTTCGCCTCCGCCGCCGTGCGGCTGGTGACCGGGTGGGCGTTCGGCACCCTCGGGCTGTACCGGATCGAGCTGTGCCACGCGGTGGCGAACCCGGCCTCCTGCCGGGTGGCCGAGCGCGCGGGGTACCTGTGGGAGGGGACGCTGCGCCAGTCGCACCGGTACGGCGACGGGAAACGGCACGACGAGCACCTGCACGCCCGCCTCGCCGTCGACCCCTGA